Proteins encoded in a region of the Larimichthys crocea isolate SSNF chromosome XVI, L_crocea_2.0, whole genome shotgun sequence genome:
- the tnrc6ba gene encoding trinucleotide repeat-containing gene 6B protein isoform X2, giving the protein MEDKKRKKDDKRKREASQKVTEQKNKVPDLTKPASAQSPATQSSSASPSPGPTPSASPSPATLGPGSAATPSQGGNNAKRLAVANGQPTSTTISSSTAGGPSAAGNGSTSSGGGAQAPQQQPRYMPREVPPRFRCQQDHKVLLKRGQPPLSSMLLGGGGAGDGPNANMAAVSDSGAAASSLALTSSSVAASTTTSNYANSMWGTSSGSQPSSQGREKVIVDGNDLEEWPSIAGSDGGGASFTVSGGGSSNNGMPVNSISASGNQSSPTSSFSLPNECMQSSNGVAWGMAASQGHLVGGNAAATAGPLLQQPSSLSKASAVPGSHDASGPVDGSSGIPGANFNPNANPSAWPALVQQDGPAAAGEGGQSSFHHQGPGGSLSANNSASLGLGLGGGAVGVLGGHPPLSVNQSSTHQRQLHQMQSRDREMGGGKWDSESAGPKIAGGEGIGGGMDRGVGGGEMSVGDHSLASSWRGQPSYPAANSKTGASRTDGWEGGAGGTGGFGAAEGDNGTSSWGYPSSTSGVNAWGSAGTGGNGSQTSGVSQGGWGSSGAGGERGVSGGDWGGSSTGIGGANPGGEGMGGACSSNSSSSGGSTAGNPPATSSSSSTATTMTRAWDNQKGEGDTGEWGAGGEGQGAQGGSSSSGGNSRSGSGPNSSHSRPRRPAPNAEAALQNLLSRSDLDPRVLSNTGWGQTQIRQNTAWDFEEHGGQSKGGSSSATSKHQSSLGGSSQYSGGPRTQITDSMGPGASPSLVPSAGSSGEGWESSSNSSSSGASLSGRAPPSSGPNMRNLGVSQSGPVTTTGPGMGSGGIPGHSQQAKATGWGGGGMGGGDGQEAKGWGKEEWRDSSRGGNGGGWGDLGQQGDPVSGGWGGGQEEKGSGGWKEMGGNGGGWGSGQKVGAGRDWGEQQSKSNSGGGWEDERKNGGNSGGDSGVGGWGSWDDGAPRRTWGAGGTGGGGSGGGGVGVVGGMGSKPHQSWSGGNKMHQMPNSQSGSITGPQAQLQQQQSQPRNQHPQRQQALDQGAMQGGGGRKPISQAQNQNQSSGWTSGPIPGGSGGCGNGSEPSGWEEPSPQSISRKNEIDDGTSAWGDPTHYNYKPVNLWDKNSAPAGQQPLGQGQAQAPQREQQPQPPPPPQQQQQQQQQQQQQQQQQQGPPIQQQPSRQAAGLGGNRDFNTGHGPGKTSAMGPSGWGGTSPTSPTVDNGTAAWGKPTETPTGWGDPDDAGGKTAGWGNPSPNPIKSGSKSMQDGWGDKEGSVAASRHSSWEDEEEGGGMWNSTGSQGSGSSWGQGSNGGWGQSHAGKKPSNKGPLKAGGGDSWMSPINRQFSNMGLLNDDPSGPNIDLAPGSLQDKKIDVEKRSMGMNDYNGDMRKGGRGGGGMAYRPPVSKEATPGDVGSYYDKGGHSIFGSGGGMAQSRHQPSVPSINQSPGIRAQVPHQFLSPQVPGSVLKQMPPPSGSVGGVGGVGGVAGLGGGVFPPQLSPQHIAMLSSIYPPQIQFQLAYQLLLQQQQQQQPQQQLLQNQRKFTPNVRQQADPQQLARIMAVLQQQRQQQQVGGLGGSSKLSPSHHGGIGGGGPKLPGADPLPHPSLAGSVADLHQKTLGPYSGFSSGVNLPGLDLGGSVVGGPGGMKDLGGQQSRFKWMMEGHSSPDTSSPENAFHKNGPVTPMKMPGGSPYSQYEMMVGDGLSDNWHRTPGNKMGTKPTNTPSWPPEFQPGVPWKGIDRVDPESDPYMTPGSMMGNAVSPNLNDTEHQLLQDNTDSTPPLNTLLPSPGAWPYSASDSPLNNAHNSAKYTDYKTSWPPEPIGHKSWKANRGSSQAQLSRPPPGLASQKQPSPSPWSGGAPRLAGRGWGGGSSTTGSTWSDGSSRESCWLVLSNLTPQIDGSTLRTICMQHGPLLTFHLGLTQGTALIRYSSKQEAAKAQSALHMCVLGNTTILAEFVSEEDVARYIAHSQAGGAGAAGTTAGSAGSGATAASAVGASGNGGSCERGGAGGSSGGGAGGGGVEGGSTAGGAGNGGVGHSSSGWQSLDSTGSSSDQSVTQGPGLGIFAQWSSNGTGVGGGGAVEAGRQGLWGGMGGMSGAGYPSTSLWGSPALEDRHQMGSPASLLPGDLLGGGTDSI; this is encoded by the exons ATGGAagacaagaaaaggaaaaaagacgaCAAAAGGAAAAGGGAAGCCTCTCAGAAG gtcacagaacaaaaaaacaaag TGCCAGACTTGACCAAGCCGGCGTCTGCCCAATCTCCTGCCACTCAGAGCAGCTCTGCCTCCCCCAGCCCTGGACCCACCCCCTCTGCCTCCCCATCCCCAGCCACCTTGGGCCCTGGCAGTGCTGCCACCCCGTCACAGGGCGGCAACAATGCCAAGCGCCTGGCGGTGGCCAACGGACAGCCCACATCCACCACCATTTCTTCCTCCACCGCTGGCGGCCCCAGTGCTGCCGGAAACGGCAGTACAAGTAGCGGAGGCGGAGCCCAGGCGCCTCAGCAGCAACCGCGCTACATGCCGAGAGAAGTGCCGCCGCGATTCCGCTGCCAGCAGGACCATAAAGTGCTACTGAAGAGGGGTCAGCCGCCACTGTCCTCCATGCTGCTGGGAGGGGGAGGAGCAGGGGATGGCCCCAATGCAAACATGGCTGCTGTTTCAG ATTCTGGTGCAGCTGCCTCCTCATTGGCCCTCACCTCATCATCAGTTGCTGcttctactactacttctaATTATGCAAATTCCATGTGGGGGACGAGCTCAGGCAGCCAGCCCTCCTCTCAGGGCAGGGAGAAGGTGATCGTCGATGGCAACGACCTGGAGGAGTGGCCTAGCATCGCTGGGAGTGATGGGGGAGGAGCTTCTTTCACCGTGTCCGGAGGGGGCAGCAGCAACAACGGAATGCCTGTGAACAGCATCAGTGCCTCTGGCAACCAATCCTCACCCACTTCCTCGTTCTCTTTGCCCAATGAATGTATGCAGTCGTCCAACGGTGTGGCGTGGGGGATGGCTGCCTCCCAGGGTCATCTTGTAGGAGGGAatgcagcagctacagctgggcCTCTGCTACAACAGCCCTCCTCACTTTCCAAAGCCTCCGCTGTGCCAGGGAGTCATGACGCCAGTGGCCCCGTCGACGGCAGCAGTGGGATTCCAGGTGCCAATTTCAATCCAAATGCCAACCCTTCGGCCTGGCCTGCCCTGGTGCAGCAGGATGGGCCCGCTGCTGCAGGGGAAGGAGGTCAGTCTTCCTTCCATCACCAGGGCCCTGGAGGGTCTTTGTCTGCCAACAACTCTGCTTCCCTTGGCCTGGGGCTGGGAGGTGGGGCAGTCGGGGTGCTCGGGGGTCACCCACCTTTATCTGTGAATCAATCAAGCACCCATCAGCGCCAACTTCACCAAATGCaatccagagacagagagatgggagGGGGGAAGTGGGACAGCGAATCAGCGGGACCAAAAATCGCAGGGGGTGAAGGGATTGGGGGAGGAATGGACCGTGGTGTGGGAGGAGGTGAGATGAGTGTGGGAGACCACAGCCTTGCCTCCTCGTGGAGAGGCCAGCCTTCTTACCCTGCAGCTAACTCCAAAACGGGTGCCTCAAGGACTGATGGATGGGAGGGTGGAGCAGGTGGCACAGGGGGATTCGGAGCTGCTGAAGGAGATAATGGGACTTCGAGTTGGGGCTATCCGAGTTCCACTAGTGGGGTTAATGCTTGGGGCAGTGCTGGAACTGGGGGAAACGGTAGTCAAACCTCCGGGGTATCTCAGGGAGGGTGGGGGTCATCAGGAgcaggaggtgagagaggagtTTCTGGTGGTGATTGGGGTGGGAGCTCCACTGGTATTGGTGGAGCTAATCCAGGAGGTGAGGGAATGGGTGGAGCCTGcagcagtaacagcagcagTAGTGGGGGCAGCACAGCTGGAAATCCCCCTGCcacctcttcatcttcctcaacAGCCACCACTATGACCAGAGCATGGGACAATcagaaaggagagggtgacaCAGGGGAATGGGGTGCGGGTGGAGAAGGACAGGGAGCACAGGGAGGATCTTCATCCAGCGGTGGAAATTCCAGAAGCGGGAGTGGGCCTAACAGCAGTCACAGTCGTCCTCGCCGCCCAGCACCAAATGCTGAAGCTGCCTTACAGAACCTGCTCAGCCGGTCTGATCTGGACCCCCGTGTCCTGTCCAACACAGGTTGGGGTCAAACACAGATCAGACAGAACACGGCCTGGGACTTTGAAGAACATGGAGGACAAAGTAAAGGTGGATCATCATCAGCGACATCGAAACACCAATCTTCTCTTGGTGGTTCTTCTCAGTATTCTGGTGGACCTAGGACCCAAATCACTGATTCTATGGGTCCTGGGGCCAGTCCCTCCCTGGTTCCATCTGCTGGGTCCTCCGGAGAGGGCTGggagagcagcagcaacagtagCAGTAGTGGGGCCTCTCTGTCTGGGAGAGCTCCACCATCTTCAGGCCCCAACATGAGGAATCTTGGCGTCTCACAATCTGGGCCAGTAACCACAACAGGACCTGGTATGGGGTCAGGGGGAATACCAGGACATAGCCAGCAAGCAAAGGCTACAGGCtggggtggaggagggatggGGGGTGGGGATGGTCAGGAGGCCAAGGGTTGGGGTAAAGAGGAATGGAGGGACAGCAGTagaggaggaaatggaggagGATGGGGTGATCTTGGGCAACAGGGTGACCCAGTGAGTGGAGGTTGGGGTGGAGGTCAGGAGGAGAAAGGGTCAGGGGGGTGGAAAGAAATGGGAGGGAATGGGGGTGGGTGGGGATCAGGACAGAAGGTCGGGGCAGGTAGGGACTGGGGAGAGCAACAGTCCAAATCAAATAGTGGAGGTGGATGGGAGGATGAGAGGAAGAATGGAGGAAACTCAGGTGGGGATTCAGGTGTGGGTGGTTGGGGGAGCTGGGACGATGGTGCACCCAGGAGAACCTGGGGAGCAGGGGGCACAGGGGGAGGAGGtagtggaggagggggggtgggcgTTGTTGGGGGCATGGGGTCCAAACCCCATCAAAGTTGGAGTGGAGGAAACAAAATGCACCAGATGCCAAACAGCCAGTCGGGCTCCATCACAGGCCCGCAGGCACAACTGCAACAGCAACAATCACAGCCCCGCAATCAGCATCCACAGCGTCAGCAAGCGTTGGACCAAGGGGCTATGCAAGGGGGCGGGGGGAGGAAACCCATCTCTCAAGCCCAGAATCAGAACCAAAGCTCAGGCTGGACCTCAGGCCCCATTCCTGGCGGCTCTGGAGGATGTGGAAATGGCTCTGAACCAAGCGGCTGGGAGGAACCCTCGCCGCAGTCTATTAGCAGGAAGAATGAGATAGACGATGGAACATCAGCATGGGGAGACCCAACCCATTACAACTACAAGCCGGTCAACCTGTGGGATAAGAACAGCGCACCTGCTGGCCAGCAGCCGCTTGGCCAGGGTCAGGCTCAAGCTCCGCAGCGggagcagcagccacagccgccgccgccaccacaacaacagcagcagcagcaacaacagcagcaacagcaacaacagcaacagcagggACCTCCAATACAGCAGCAGCCTAGCAGACAGGCTGCAGGCCTCGGAGGCAACAGAGACTTCAACACTGGCCATGGACCTGGAAAAACTTCAGCTATGG GTCCGTCAGGCTGGGGTGGTACTTCTCCAACTAGTCCTACAGTAGACAACGGCACGGCAGCTTGGGGAAAGCCTACTGAGACCCCTACCGGCTGGGGAGACCCTGACGACGCCGGAGGGAAGACGGCGGGCTGGGGAAACCCTTCTCCCAACCCCATCAAATCTG gtTCAAAGTCTATGCAAGATGGCTGGGGGGACAAAGAGGGCTCTGTTGCTGCCTCGCGTCATTCAAGctgggaggatgaggaggagggaggcggcATGTGGAACAGCACCGGCTCCCAGGGAAGCGGCTCGTCTTGGGGACAGGGGAGCAACGGGGGCTGGGGACAAAGTCATGCTGGGAAGAAGCCCAGTAACAAG gGTCCACTGAAGGCTGGTGGAGGAGACTCTTGGATGAGCCCAATCAACAGACAGTTCTCTAACATGGGGCTGCTG AACGATGATCCCAGCGGCCCAAACATTGACCTGGCTCCAGGTTCTCTCCAGGACAAGAAGATAGATGTGGAGAAAAGAAGCATGGGCATGAACGATTACAATGGAGATatgaggaagggaggaagaggaggtggggggaTGGCTTATCGTCCACCTGTTTCCAAAGAGGCAACACCTGGGGATGTTGGTTCCTACTATGACAAG GGCGGTCACAGTATCTTTGGCAGTGGTGGAGGGATGGCTCAGTCAAGACACCAGCCAAGTGTCCCATCCATAAACCAATCCCCAGGGATACGAGCGCAAGTGCCTCATCAGTTCCTGTCACCTCAG gtgCCAGGCTCTGTGCTGAAGCAGATGCCCCCTCCCAGCGGGAGCGTGGGAGGTGTTGGCGGCGTGGGAGGAGTGGCAGGGTTGGGGGGAGGTGTGTTCCCTCCACAGCTGTCCCCACAGCATATTGCCATGCTCAGCAGCATCTACCCACCTCAGATACAGTTCCAACTg GCTtatcagctcctcctccagcagcagcagcagcagcagccacaacagCAGCTACTGCAAAACCAGAGGAAGTTCACACCAAACGTGCGGCAACAGGCTGACCCTCAACag CTGGCCAGGATCATGGCTGTGctccagcagcagaggcagcagcagcaggtcggGGGTTTAGGCGGCAGCTCCAAACTCTCCCCCTCCCACCATGGTGGAATTGGCGGAGGGGGTCCCAAACTGCCTGGGGCTGATCCCCTGCCCCACCCAAGCCTGGCAGGATCTGTGGCTGACCTGCACCAGAAAACTCTCGGACCGTACTCCG GGTTTAGTTCTGGAGTGAACCTCCCAGGTCTGGACCTTGGCGGCTCTGTGGTGGGAGGGCCTGGAGGCATGAAGGATCTAGGGGGTCAGCAGTCCCGCTTCAAATGGATGATGGAGGGACACTCTTCTCCAGACACCTCCTCACCTGAGAACGCATTCCACAAAAATG GTCCTGTCACCCCCATGAAAATGCCGGGGGGCTCGCCCTACTCTCAGTACGAAATGATGGTTGGAGACGGGCTGAGTGACAACTGGCATCGCACTCCTGGCAACAAGATGGGTACCAAGCCTACCAACACACCGAGCTGGCCCCCTG AGTTCCAGCCCGGTGTGCCCTGGAAGGGAATTGACCGTGTCGACCCTGAATCTGACCCCTACATGACCCCAGGGAGCATGATGGGAAACGCAGTGTCCCCCAACCTCAATGATACTGAGCACCAGTTATTACAAGATAATACTG ATTCCACCCCTCCCCTCAACACCTTGCTGCCTTCACCTGGTGCCTGGCCCTACAGTGCCTCAGACAGTCCCCTCAACAACGCACACAACTCAG CAAAGTACACAGACTACAAGACCAGCTGGCCCCCAGAGCCCATTGGACACAAGTCCTGGAAAGCCAACCGTGGCAGCAGCCAAGCCCAGCTGTCCCGACCACCTCCAGGACTAGCCAGTCAAAAGCAGCCATCACCTTCGCCTTGGTCCGGTGGAGCCCCTCGATTGGCCGGCCGCGGCTGGGGCGGTGGCTCGAGCACCACTG GCTCAACCTGGAGTGACGGCAGCTCTCGGGAAAGCTGCTGGTTGGTGCTCAGCAACCTCACGccacag ATTGATGGCTCCACTCTAAGGACCATCTGCATGCAGCACGGCCCTCTGCTGACTTTTCACCTTGGTCTGACCCAGGGCACTGCTCTAATTCGCTACAGCTCCAAACAGGAGGCAGCCAAGGCCCAGAGCGCACTCCACAT GTGTGTTCTGGGTAACACCACCATCTTGGCGGAGTTTGTGAGCGAGGAGGATGTGGCTCGCTACATTGCACATTCCCaggcaggaggagcaggggcCGCAGGAACGACAGCCGGCTCTGCAGGCTCCGGGGCTACGGCAGCCTCCGCGGTGGGGGCTAGTGGCAACGGAGGTAGCTGCGAgagaggtggagcaggaggcagcagtgggggaggagcaggaggaggaggagtagaaGGAGGTTCCACAGCCGGAGGAGCAGGAAATGGAGGAGTCGGGCATTCCAGCTCTGGGTGGCAGAGTCTGGACAGCACAGGCAGCTCATCGGACCAGTCTGTCACCCAGGGGCCCGGGCTAGGCATCTTTGCCCAGTGGAGCAGCAACGGGACCGGGGTGGGCGGTGGAGGAGCCGTGGAGGCTGGAAGGCAGGGTCTGTGGGGCGGAATGGGCGGGATGAGCGGGGCAGGGTACCCCAGCACTAGCCTCTGGGGTTCCCCGGCACTTGAGGATCGTCACCAGATGGGCAGCCCTGCCTCACTGCTGCCAGGGGACCTGCTGGGCGGGGGGACCGACTCTATCTGA